In a genomic window of Saccharothrix sp. HUAS TT1:
- a CDS encoding cytochrome D1 domain-containing protein: MLLSHIRKAPALCGAVALGAALVLVPSGTAVAEPLRVLGYVANNGGGVSVLDTATNAVTTTLIDSTGDSPYGVGVAFDGTRGYVTNVRDDTLTVIDTPTNTVDAAVPVGDGPAGVVVSPSGGHVYVSNYAAGTVSVVDAATLTTTETIPVGANADGIAISPDGARVYVAHDVVGAGTVSVVDTATNTEVANIPTGSTPTAVAVTPDGAKLVVVNKFSNNVAVVDTATNAVIGAVPVSFIPHGVAISPDGERAYVTNSEGHSLSVVDIPALAPVARIPVGNRPISVALTPDGAKAYVTNFTSGTVSVVDTASLAVVDTVPVGVDPVGIAIHAVPPASTELVAGHAQLQLRLLGFAARSLDATLTERHTGKPVVGKAVEFRTIKGHPLCTATTNSLGKAQCDANVPLLVGLATLLQGYTASYAGDTAHGRSVAHGRSSLGLL, translated from the coding sequence GTGCTGCTGAGCCACATCCGGAAGGCGCCGGCGTTGTGCGGCGCGGTCGCGTTAGGGGCGGCGCTGGTGCTCGTGCCGTCGGGGACGGCGGTCGCCGAGCCCCTGCGCGTGCTCGGGTACGTCGCCAACAACGGCGGCGGGGTGTCCGTGCTGGACACCGCCACGAACGCGGTCACCACCACGCTCATCGACTCGACCGGCGACTCGCCCTACGGCGTCGGCGTCGCGTTCGACGGCACGCGCGGGTACGTGACGAACGTCCGCGACGACACGCTGACGGTCATCGACACGCCGACCAACACCGTGGACGCGGCGGTGCCGGTCGGCGACGGGCCCGCCGGTGTCGTGGTCTCGCCGTCCGGCGGGCACGTGTACGTGTCGAACTACGCGGCGGGCACGGTGTCGGTGGTGGACGCGGCGACGTTGACCACGACCGAGACCATCCCGGTCGGCGCGAACGCGGACGGCATCGCGATCAGCCCGGACGGCGCGCGGGTGTACGTGGCGCACGACGTGGTCGGCGCGGGCACCGTCTCGGTGGTGGACACCGCGACGAACACCGAGGTCGCGAACATCCCGACCGGCAGCACGCCGACCGCCGTGGCGGTGACGCCGGACGGCGCGAAGCTCGTGGTGGTCAACAAGTTCTCCAACAACGTGGCCGTGGTCGACACCGCGACCAACGCCGTGATCGGCGCCGTGCCGGTGAGCTTCATCCCGCACGGCGTGGCGATCTCGCCGGACGGCGAGCGCGCCTACGTCACCAACAGCGAGGGCCACAGCCTGTCCGTGGTGGACATCCCCGCGCTGGCGCCGGTCGCGCGGATCCCGGTCGGCAACCGGCCGATCAGCGTCGCGCTCACCCCGGACGGCGCGAAGGCGTACGTGACGAACTTCACCAGCGGCACGGTGTCCGTCGTGGACACGGCGTCGCTGGCGGTGGTCGACACCGTGCCGGTGGGCGTCGACCCGGTCGGCATCGCCATCCACGCCGTGCCGCCGGCGTCGACCGAGCTGGTCGCGGGCCACGCCCAGCTGCAGCTGCGCCTGCTCGGGTTCGCCGCGCGGAGCCTGGACGCCACGCTCACGGAGCGGCACACGGGCAAGCCGGTGGTGGGCAAGGCGGTCGAGTTCCGCACGATCAAGGGCCACCCCCTGTGCACCGCCACCACGAACTCGCTCGGCAAGGCGCAGTGCGACGCGAACGTGCCGCTGCTGGTGGGCCTGGCCACCCTGCTCCAGGGCTACACGGCGAGCTACGCGGGCGACACGGCGCACGGCCGTTCGGTGGCGCACGGCCGGAGCAGCCTCGGCCTGCTCTGA